A genome region from Pseudomonas helmanticensis includes the following:
- a CDS encoding ABC transporter ATP-binding protein, protein MSQVDSNAGASDVLVSFRGVQKSYDGENLIVKDLNLDIRKGEFLTLLGPSGSGKTTSLMMLAGFETPTAGEILLAGRSINNVPPHKRDIGMVFQNYALFPHMTVAENLAFPLTVRGLNKSDVSDRVKKVLSMVQLDAFASRYPAQLSGGQQQRVALARALVFEPQLVLMDEPLGALDKQLREHMQMEIKHLHQRLGVTVVYVTHDQGEALTMSDRVAVFHQGEIQQIAPPRTLYEEPKNTFVANFIGENNRLNGRLLSQTGERCVVELGRGEKVEALAVNVGQTGEPVTLSIRPERVSLNGSSDQCVNRFSGRVAEFIYLGDHVRVRLEVCGKTDFFVKQPIAELDPALAVGDVVPLGWQVEHVRALDPLLEAH, encoded by the coding sequence ATGAGCCAGGTCGATTCAAACGCAGGGGCCAGTGATGTGCTGGTCAGCTTTCGTGGAGTGCAGAAGAGCTACGACGGCGAGAACCTGATCGTCAAAGACCTTAACCTGGACATTCGCAAAGGCGAATTTCTCACCCTGCTCGGGCCGTCCGGTTCCGGCAAAACCACCAGCCTGATGATGCTCGCCGGTTTCGAAACGCCGACTGCCGGTGAAATCCTGCTGGCCGGGCGTTCGATCAACAACGTGCCGCCGCACAAGCGTGACATCGGCATGGTGTTCCAGAATTACGCGCTGTTCCCGCACATGACCGTGGCTGAAAACCTCGCCTTCCCGCTGACCGTGCGCGGTCTGAACAAAAGCGACGTCAGCGACCGCGTGAAGAAAGTCCTCAGCATGGTTCAGCTCGACGCGTTCGCCTCGCGCTATCCGGCGCAGTTGTCCGGTGGCCAGCAGCAACGGGTGGCACTGGCCCGCGCGCTGGTGTTCGAGCCGCAACTGGTGCTGATGGATGAACCCCTCGGCGCCCTCGACAAACAACTGCGTGAACACATGCAGATGGAAATCAAACACCTGCACCAGCGCCTCGGCGTGACCGTGGTCTACGTGACACACGACCAAGGTGAAGCGCTGACCATGTCCGACCGCGTCGCGGTTTTCCATCAAGGCGAAATTCAGCAGATCGCCCCGCCGCGCACACTTTACGAAGAACCGAAAAACACCTTCGTCGCCAACTTCATCGGCGAGAACAACCGCCTCAACGGTCGCTTGCTCAGCCAGACCGGCGAGCGTTGCGTGGTCGAATTGGGTCGTGGCGAAAAGGTCGAGGCACTGGCGGTCAACGTCGGCCAGACCGGCGAGCCGGTGACCCTGTCGATTCGTCCGGAGCGCGTCAGTCTCAACGGTTCCAGCGATCAATGCGTTAACCGCTTCTCAGGGAGGGTGGCGGAATTCATCTATCTGGGCGACCACGTCCGGGTGCGCCTGGAAGTCTGCGGCAAGACCGACTTCTTCGTGAAACAACCGATTGCCGAGCTCGATCCCGCGCTCGCTGTCGGTGACGTGGTACCGCTTGGCTGGCAGGTCGAGCACGTTCGCGCGCTTGATCCACTTTTAGAGGCGCATTAA
- a CDS encoding response regulator has product MIRVLVAEDHTIVREGIKQLIGLAKDLQVVGEASNGEQLLETLRHVPCEVVLLDISMPGVNGLEAIPRIRALNNPPAILVLSMHDEAQMAARALKVGAAGYATKDSDPALLLTAIRKVAAGGRYIDPDLADRMVFEVGLTDARPLHSLLSEREFSVFERLAQGANVNDIAQQLALSSKTISTHKARLMQKLNITSLAELVKYAMEHKLL; this is encoded by the coding sequence TTGATCCGTGTACTGGTAGCCGAAGACCACACCATCGTCCGTGAGGGCATCAAGCAATTGATCGGTCTGGCCAAGGATCTGCAGGTGGTGGGCGAGGCGAGCAACGGCGAGCAACTGCTGGAGACGCTTCGCCATGTTCCGTGCGAAGTGGTGCTGCTCGATATCTCCATGCCCGGCGTCAACGGCCTCGAAGCGATCCCGCGTATTCGCGCACTGAACAATCCGCCGGCGATTCTGGTGCTGTCGATGCACGATGAAGCGCAGATGGCCGCCCGCGCGCTGAAGGTCGGTGCGGCCGGGTATGCGACCAAGGACAGCGATCCGGCGCTGTTGCTCACGGCGATCCGCAAGGTCGCGGCGGGTGGGCGTTATATCGACCCGGATCTGGCCGATCGCATGGTCTTCGAAGTCGGCCTGACCGATGCCAGGCCATTGCACTCACTGCTTTCCGAGCGCGAATTCTCGGTGTTCGAGCGCCTGGCCCAAGGCGCCAACGTCAACGACATCGCCCAGCAACTGGCGCTGAGCAGCAAAACCATCAGTACCCACAAGGCGCGGCTGATGCAGAAGCTCAACATCACCTCCCTCGCTGAACTCGTCAAATACGCGATGGAACACAAACTCCTCTAA
- a CDS encoding PAS domain-containing sensor histidine kinase, with translation MKRFCCLWVIGCLWFPLMGWAAPAPPAHLAQLSSGQQQWLAQHAELRVGLVLQAPYAQYDRRSQRLSGANVEVMKLLAKALNVELSWRNFQDLAQLEAALSAGEIDIAPGLTQTPSALRLWQFSDPYMRVPQLIVSDQKASGAIDLEKLDSQTRVAVRMPSTTADYLRGNYPHLNLQGVPLDRQALQLLLSQQASYAVIDEAQLGRLSVEPEFAELLVVGDIGLPQLLRIATRRDWPELAGIVQSALRAIPGKDLERLHNQWLQPKYPRLSESPGFWQNLSLLFAVMLLSCVAIVFWQRRQQHSLEQRLLAAREDIALRAASEEALRLTQFSIDQSTVGILWVNWDSHVRYANRAAEIMLGYPSGGLIERPLIDFEPGLHMDRWLNLWKRARASEEGPLSFETNCVRADGSVLPADVSLSFLRFRDSEYLVVYLNDVTERRRALAALQESEARLQGIAANVPGLVFRLERAPVTGQIDFAYISEGSESLVGYAPAVIAHRDMGLRSLVHPDDKASYHRTQDQALDTDSDWSWQGRIVTRQGEQRWAEIKAITRQLEDGAYVWDGIVWDITESKRIELELADSREQLRELSAHLESVREEEKARIAREVHDELGQMLTVLKLETSMCELAYAQLDPGLNERLNSMKRLIAQLFQLVRDVATALRPPILDAGIASAIEWQARRFESRTQIPCLVQVPDNLPPLSDAKAIGLFRILQEALTNVMRHAQAHTVELTLELAGDELCLTVADDGVGFVAATGRPTSFGLVGMRERVLIMGGRLVLESEPGEGTSLVVRVPVSEA, from the coding sequence ATGAAGCGATTTTGCTGCCTGTGGGTTATCGGCTGTTTGTGGTTTCCCTTGATGGGCTGGGCGGCGCCTGCGCCACCGGCACACCTCGCGCAATTGTCATCGGGTCAGCAGCAATGGCTGGCGCAGCATGCTGAATTGCGCGTCGGCCTGGTGCTGCAAGCGCCCTATGCGCAATATGACCGACGCTCGCAACGCCTGTCCGGGGCCAACGTTGAGGTGATGAAGTTATTGGCCAAAGCGCTCAATGTCGAACTGAGCTGGCGCAATTTTCAAGACCTCGCGCAACTGGAAGCGGCCCTGAGCGCGGGTGAAATCGATATCGCCCCCGGCCTGACACAGACACCGAGCGCGTTGCGCCTGTGGCAGTTTTCCGATCCGTACATGCGCGTGCCGCAGTTGATCGTCAGCGATCAAAAGGCCAGCGGCGCCATCGATCTGGAAAAGCTCGACAGCCAGACCCGTGTTGCCGTGCGCATGCCGAGTACGACGGCAGACTATCTGCGCGGCAACTATCCACATCTGAACTTGCAAGGCGTGCCGCTGGACCGTCAGGCGTTGCAGTTGCTGTTGAGTCAGCAGGCGTCTTATGCGGTGATCGATGAAGCGCAGCTCGGGCGTTTATCGGTAGAGCCCGAGTTCGCCGAATTGCTGGTGGTCGGCGATATCGGTTTGCCGCAATTGCTGCGCATCGCAACGCGCCGCGACTGGCCCGAGCTTGCCGGCATCGTGCAGAGCGCCTTGCGCGCGATTCCGGGGAAAGACCTGGAGCGCCTGCACAATCAATGGCTGCAACCGAAATATCCGCGACTGTCCGAGTCGCCGGGGTTTTGGCAGAACCTCAGTCTGTTGTTCGCGGTGATGCTGCTCAGTTGCGTGGCGATCGTGTTCTGGCAGCGGCGTCAGCAGCACAGTCTCGAACAGCGTCTGCTCGCCGCCCGCGAAGACATCGCCCTGCGCGCGGCAAGTGAGGAAGCCCTGCGGCTGACGCAGTTTTCCATCGATCAAAGTACCGTCGGCATTCTCTGGGTCAATTGGGACAGCCACGTGCGTTACGCCAATCGCGCGGCAGAAATCATGCTCGGTTATCCCTCGGGCGGGCTGATCGAGCGACCTTTGATCGACTTCGAGCCGGGCCTGCACATGGATCGCTGGCTCAATCTGTGGAAGCGCGCGCGGGCCAGCGAAGAAGGGCCGCTGAGTTTCGAAACCAATTGCGTGCGCGCCGATGGCAGTGTCTTGCCGGCGGATGTGTCGCTGAGTTTTCTGCGCTTTCGCGACAGCGAGTATCTGGTGGTTTATCTCAACGACGTCACTGAGCGTCGCCGTGCATTGGCCGCGTTGCAGGAAAGTGAGGCGCGCCTGCAAGGCATCGCCGCCAACGTGCCGGGGCTGGTGTTTCGTCTGGAGCGGGCGCCGGTGACCGGGCAGATCGACTTTGCCTATATCAGCGAGGGCAGTGAAAGCCTGGTCGGCTACGCGCCGGCCGTGATTGCCCACCGTGACATGGGCCTGCGCAGTCTGGTGCACCCGGACGACAAGGCCAGTTATCACCGCACCCAGGATCAGGCGCTGGACACCGACAGCGACTGGTCGTGGCAGGGCCGGATCGTCACGCGTCAGGGTGAACAACGCTGGGCCGAGATCAAGGCGATCACCCGCCAGCTGGAGGATGGCGCTTACGTGTGGGATGGCATCGTCTGGGACATCACCGAGAGCAAGCGCATCGAGCTGGAACTGGCCGATTCTCGCGAACAACTGCGCGAACTGTCGGCGCACCTTGAGAGCGTGCGCGAAGAGGAAAAGGCGCGGATCGCCCGCGAAGTGCACGATGAACTGGGGCAGATGCTCACCGTGCTGAAACTGGAGACGTCGATGTGCGAATTGGCCTATGCGCAACTCGACCCAGGCCTGAATGAGCGGCTGAACAGCATGAAGCGCCTGATCGCCCAGTTGTTTCAGTTGGTGCGGGATGTGGCGACGGCGTTGCGTCCGCCGATTCTCGATGCCGGGATTGCTTCGGCGATCGAGTGGCAGGCGCGACGGTTCGAGTCGCGTACGCAGATTCCGTGTCTGGTGCAGGTGCCGGACAACCTGCCGCCGCTCAGCGATGCCAAGGCGATCGGGCTGTTCCGGATATTGCAGGAAGCGCTGACCAACGTGATGCGTCATGCTCAGGCGCATACTGTTGAGCTGACACTGGAGCTTGCGGGCGACGAATTGTGCCTGACGGTTGCCGATGATGGCGTAGGATTTGTCGCCGCGACGGGGCGGCCGACTTCGTTCGGGCTGGTCGGCATGCGTGAGCGGGTGTTGATCATGGGCGGGCGGTTGGTGCTGGAGAGTGAGCCGGGGGAGGGCACTAGTCTGGTGGTGCGCGTGCCGGTGAGTGAGGCCTGA
- a CDS encoding ABC transporter permease: MAIAVPLNEGNSPTLKQKLKRAERVNRWKAQALIAPLVLFLLLVFLVPIVALLYKSVGNPEVVGGMPRTVAAIASWDGRGLPAEPVYKAAGEDLAEARKNQTLGDLSKRLNMELAGYRSLLTKTARALPFASEPASYKEALEGLDERWGDPAYWQAVKRNTSSITPYYLLAAVDHRIDDLGEVASATPDQAIYLDIFARTFWMGLIITVICLLLAYPLAYLLANLPSRQSNLLMILVLLPFWTSILVRVAAWIVLLQSGGLINSGLMAMGIIDKPLELVFNRTGVYISMVHILLPFMILPIYSVMKGISPTYMRAAISLGCHPFASFWRVYFPQTYAGVGAGCLLVFILAIGYYITPALLGSPNDQMVSYFVAFYTNTSINWGMATALGGLLLLATVVLYLIYSWLVGASRLRLS; encoded by the coding sequence ATGGCCATCGCCGTTCCCCTGAACGAGGGCAACAGCCCCACCTTGAAGCAGAAGCTCAAACGCGCCGAGCGGGTCAACCGCTGGAAAGCTCAAGCGCTGATCGCGCCGTTGGTGCTGTTTCTGCTGCTGGTGTTTCTGGTGCCGATCGTGGCGCTGCTCTACAAAAGCGTCGGCAACCCCGAAGTGGTCGGCGGCATGCCGCGCACCGTGGCGGCCATCGCCAGTTGGGACGGTCGCGGCCTGCCCGCTGAACCGGTCTACAAAGCCGCCGGCGAAGACCTCGCTGAAGCGCGTAAAAACCAGACGCTGGGCGATCTGTCCAAGCGCTTGAACATGGAGTTGGCCGGCTATCGCAGCCTGCTGACCAAAACCGCCCGGGCGCTGCCCTTCGCCAGCGAACCGGCCTCTTATAAAGAAGCCCTGGAAGGTCTCGACGAACGTTGGGGCGACCCGGCCTACTGGCAAGCGGTCAAACGCAACACCAGCAGCATCACCCCGTATTACCTGCTGGCAGCGGTCGATCACCGTATCGACGACCTCGGCGAAGTCGCCTCGGCCACTCCGGATCAGGCGATCTACCTCGACATCTTCGCCCGCACGTTCTGGATGGGCCTGATCATCACCGTGATCTGCCTGCTACTCGCTTATCCACTGGCGTACCTGCTGGCGAACCTGCCCTCGCGCCAGAGCAATCTGCTGATGATTCTGGTGCTGTTGCCGTTCTGGACCTCGATTCTGGTGCGCGTCGCCGCGTGGATCGTGCTCCTGCAATCGGGCGGTCTGATCAACAGTGGCCTGATGGCCATGGGCATCATCGATAAACCGCTGGAACTGGTGTTCAACCGCACCGGTGTGTACATCTCGATGGTGCACATCCTGCTGCCGTTCATGATCCTGCCGATCTACAGCGTGATGAAAGGCATCTCGCCAACCTACATGCGCGCGGCAATTTCCCTTGGCTGCCATCCGTTCGCCAGTTTCTGGCGGGTGTACTTCCCGCAGACCTATGCCGGCGTCGGCGCCGGGTGCCTGTTGGTGTTCATTCTCGCCATCGGCTACTACATCACCCCGGCACTGCTCGGCAGCCCGAACGATCAAATGGTCAGCTACTTCGTTGCCTTCTACACCAACACCAGCATCAACTGGGGCATGGCCACCGCACTGGGCGGGCTGTTGCTGCTGGCGACCGTGGTGCTTTATCTGATTTACAGCTGGCTGGTCGGCGCCAGTCGCCTGCGCCTGAGCTAA
- a CDS encoding polyamine ABC transporter substrate-binding protein, whose amino-acid sequence MLRSLKFTALTLGLMGAASAMAAGPDLTVVSFGGANKAAQVKAFYAPWEAAGNGKIVAGEYNGEMAKVKAMVDTKSVSWDLVEVESPELSRGCDEDMFEQLDPALFGKSEDYVKGAIQPCGVGFFVWSTVLAYNADKLKTAPTSWADFWDTKKFPGKRGLRKGAKYTLEFALMADGVAPKDVYKVLAGKDGQDRAFKKLDELKPSIQWWEAGAQPPQYLASGDVVMSSAYNGRIAAVQKESNLKVVWNGGIYDFDAWAIPKGLDAKRAEAAKKFIAYSVQPQQQKTYSENIAYGPANTQAVPLLAKDVLKDMPTTPENIANQVQIDVSFWADNGEQLEQRFNSWAAK is encoded by the coding sequence ATGTTGAGATCCCTGAAGTTCACCGCCCTGACCCTGGGCCTGATGGGTGCGGCAAGCGCGATGGCCGCAGGCCCCGATTTGACCGTGGTGTCGTTTGGCGGGGCGAACAAGGCGGCGCAAGTCAAAGCCTTCTATGCACCGTGGGAAGCGGCGGGCAACGGCAAGATCGTCGCCGGCGAATACAACGGCGAAATGGCCAAGGTCAAAGCCATGGTCGACACCAAGAGCGTGTCGTGGGATCTGGTCGAAGTTGAATCGCCAGAGCTGTCCCGTGGTTGCGACGAAGACATGTTCGAGCAACTCGACCCGGCGCTGTTCGGCAAATCCGAAGACTACGTCAAAGGCGCGATTCAGCCGTGCGGCGTGGGCTTCTTCGTTTGGTCGACCGTGCTGGCCTACAACGCCGACAAGCTGAAAACCGCGCCAACCAGTTGGGCTGATTTCTGGGACACCAAGAAATTCCCGGGCAAGCGTGGCCTGCGCAAAGGCGCCAAGTACACCCTTGAGTTCGCTTTGATGGCGGATGGCGTGGCGCCGAAAGACGTCTACAAAGTGCTGGCCGGCAAGGACGGTCAGGATCGCGCGTTCAAGAAACTCGATGAGCTGAAACCGAGCATCCAGTGGTGGGAAGCTGGCGCGCAGCCGCCGCAATACCTCGCTTCCGGTGACGTGGTGATGAGCTCGGCTTATAACGGCCGCATCGCTGCCGTGCAAAAAGAATCCAACCTGAAAGTGGTGTGGAACGGCGGCATCTACGACTTCGATGCCTGGGCGATTCCGAAAGGTCTCGACGCCAAGCGTGCCGAAGCGGCGAAGAAATTCATCGCCTACTCGGTACAGCCGCAGCAGCAGAAGACCTACTCGGAAAACATCGCCTACGGCCCGGCCAATACCCAGGCTGTGCCGCTGCTGGCCAAGGATGTCCTGAAAGACATGCCGACCACCCCGGAAAACATCGCCAACCAGGTGCAGATCGACGTCAGCTTCTGGGCTGACAACGGCGAGCAACTGGAGCAGCGCTTCAACTCCTGGGCCGCGAAATAA